The DNA sequence CTCGGTGTCTCCATCAACTCCAACGTCACCTTCGACCGGCCTTTCCGCCTGCCGGAATATCAGAATGAATACGGGCAAGGCTCCAAAGGCCAGTTTTCGTATGTCGACGGGAAGGGCGGTGGTGTGGCCGACGGGGTCGATGAAAGCTGGGGTCCCCGGCTCGACGGCCGGCTGTTACCGCAGTACAATTCCCCCATTGGTGCCGACGGCGTTCGCACGGCAACGCCCTGGGTGGCGCATCCCGACAACGTGAAAGACTTCCACGAAACGGGCGTTACCACCACCAATAACATCGCCATTGCGGGCGGGGGTGACAAAGCCGATTTCCGGTTGTCGTTCACGAACCTGTACCAGAAAGGCATGTATCCCAACACGAACTACAAGCGGAATACCGTAGCGTTCAACGCGGGCTATCAGTTGAGCAAAAACCTCACGGCCCGGGCGTCGGTCAACTACATCCGCGATGGGTCGGACAATCGCCAGAACCTCCCACTTTACTGGACCTGGTTCGGCCGGCAGGTCGATCTCAACGACCTCAAGCAGTATGAAGTACCCGGTACCGATCCCAGTCAGTGGCCCGTGCAACGCAACTGGAACACCAACTACTGGAACAACCCCTACTACGTTCTGAACCGGCAGACCTATGCCAACGACAAGGATCGGATCATTGGCAACGTTCAGGTGATTTACAAGCCGCTGGAATGGCTGTCGATCATGGGCCGGACGGGTACCGACTACGGTATTGACCGGCGCACCACCAAACGCGCCAAAGGCGTGGGCCTGCCCAACGGCGAATTCTTCGAGGATAACGTCTTCACCCGCGAGTCGAACACCGATTTCCTCGCCACCGCTGATAAGGCCTTTGGCGATATCCGGGCCACGATCAACGTAGGCGGCAACCGGCGTTTCGAGTATTTCCAGCGCGATTACCTCGGCGCACCCGAACTGCGTATCCCAAATCTGTATAACATATCGAACTCGGCCGTTGGGCTGAACGTCTACAACCGCAACACCCAGAAGGTAGTGAACAGTCTCTACGGGTCAGCTGGTTTCTCGTTCCGCGACTACCTCTTTCTGGACCTGACCGCCCGGAACGACTGGTCGAGTACGTTACCCGCTGGTAACCGGAGCTACTTCTACCCATCGGTATCGGGAAGTGCGGTCCTGACCGATATGCTCGGTTTTCAGTCGAACACACTGCCTTACCTGAAAGTGCGGGCGGGCTGGGCGCAGGTGGGTAACGACACCGACCCCTACGCCATTCAGCAGGTATACCAGGCCGAAAGTCCCTGGGGCACTACGCCAACCTTTTCGGAGAATAACCTGATCTACAACAGCGCCCTGAAACCCGAAATTACGCGGGCGGTGGAAGCAGGCGTAGAAGCCCGACTGTTCGGCAACCGTCTGAACGCCGAGGTAACCTACTACGACAAAGCTACCTCGAACCAGATCCTGCGCGCCAACGTGCCGGTAAGCTCCGGCTACGCAACGAGCATCATCAACGCCGGTAAAATCCGCAATTCGGGTTGGGAAGTTGAATTGACTGGCTCACCCATTAAATCGGCGGGTGGTTTCCGGTGGGACGTAACGGTCAATTACGCCCGCAACCGCTCGGAAGTAGTCGACCTGGGGGGCCTGACCAATTACCAGATCAACACCGGGGCGCTGCTGCGTAACGTCATTCTGGAAGCGCGTCCGGGCTCGCCCTACGGTAACTTCTACGGCACCTACTACGCCCGCGATCCGCAGGGCAACTACCTGTTCGACAAATCGGGTATCTCGGTTGTCTCGTCAGACCGGAAGGTAATTGGTAACATCATGCCAAAGTGGACGGGTGGGCTACAGAACGCCATTACCTACCGCGCGTTTACGCTGAGCACGCTGATCGACGTTCGGGTGGGTGGCCAGCTGTTTGCACACTCGATCAACATTGGCCGCTATACGGGCGTACTGAAAGAAACGCTGGAAGGGCGCGAGACGGGTATCGTGGGTAAAGGAACGGTCGAAACCGTCAACCCCGACGGGTCGAAGACCTACGCGCCCAACACGACGAATATCTCGGCCGAAACGTATTTCCACACCTTCTACAACCGCAACAACAACGAAGCGTACATGTTCGATGCCGATTACGTGAAATGGCGTGAGGCCCGGCTGTCGTTTACGCTGCCATCCCGGTTGCTGGCCCGCGCCAAAATCCGGAGCGTCGTTTTCTCGGTTGTTGGCCGGAACCTGGCGCTGCTCTACTCGAAGGTACCGCACATCGATCCGGAGACCAGCTTTTACGGCGACGGAAACGTACAGGGTTTCGAGAACGGCAACCTGCCCTCGGCCCGCAGCATTGGCTTTAACCTGGGTCTGAATTTCTAAAAAAAAACAGCCCCGGCCCTACGCCATCCGGAAGCGGGCCGGGGCGAAGAAAATACTGGTAATTATCATGAAACCGACGACAAAAAAGGCACTCGTTCTCTCGCTTACGCTATCGTTCTTCGGCCTTACGGCTTGCGAGAAGAATTTCGACACCATCAATGCCAACCCCAATGACCCTGTCAGTTTACCCGCCGAACTGCTGATGCCGCACGCCATTCGCATCACGGCAAACTCGGTCGTAGGGGGTTCGCTGGGGCTCGACGTGGGACCACTCTGGTCGCAGCACTTGGCCCGGATTCAGTATACCGAAATTGACCAGTTCAATTTCACGACCGATACGCAGGATACGCCCTGGCTCAATATGTACATCGAAGCCAACGCCAGTTATCAGAAGATCATTGACCTCGGCAAAAGCTCAGGCAATGAGAACTACCAGGCCATCGGGCTTATCATGCGCTCGTACGTATTCTCGCAGCTGACCGATGTTTACGGCGACATCCCCTACAAAGAAGCATTATTGGGTACGCAGGGTACGGTTTATCCTAAATACGACACCCAGAAAGACGTATATGCCGGTCTGGTGGCCGAACTCAAAACGGCCAGCGACCTGATCAATACCAAAGCGGTCAATGCCGACGGCGACATTCTGTTCAAGGGTGACATGAGCAAGTGGAAGAAGTTTGCCAACTCCTTAAGCCTTCGCCTGTTGAACCGGATGCTGGGTAAAGCCGACGCACCCACCGCCAAAACGGAGATGGAACGTATTCTGAGCGACCCAACCAAATACCCCATCATGGCGTCCAACGCCGACAATGCCCAACTGGTATACCTGGCAGCAGCGCCTAACAACAACCCCATCAACCAAAACCGCAAAACCCGCGACGATCACCGCGTGTCAAAAACGCTGGTCGATAAATTAAAGGGGCTGAACGATCCACGACTGGCTATTTACGCCAAAAAGCCGGAAAGCGGGGGCGACTACGTGGGTGTTCCAAACGGCCTGGGTAACGTCGATGCCGGCAACCTCGGCCTGACGAAGACGTCCAAAATCGGGGATTACTTCGTAGCGGCTACTACGCCGGGCATGCTGATGTCGTTTGCCGAACTCAACTTCATCAAAGCCGAAGCGGCCCTGAAAGGTGTTACGGCCGCGGGCGAGGCTGCGAAAGCCTACGAGGACGGCATCAAAGCCTCGATGAGCCAGTTTGGCGTGACCCTCCCCGCCGATTACCTGACGGTGAATAAACTAGCCACCGGCGACGCAGCCCGGACGCAGGTGCTGGAGCAGAAATGGCTGGCCCTGTTCGGGCAGGAAATCGAAGCCTGGACGGAGTTCCGCCGGACGGGAATACCGGCCCTGAAAGCGCCGACCCAGAACTACAATGCGGGCATGATTCCCACCCGGCTCCCTTACCCGTCGTCGGAAGAAAACCTGAACGGCCCCAACTTCAAAGCAGCCCTGGCGGCTATGGG is a window from the Spirosoma rigui genome containing:
- a CDS encoding SusC/RagA family TonB-linked outer membrane protein, which encodes MENTSTFTRAGSALARYLLFFAIWLLALSAGWAQTARQITGKILSKTDGKGLPGANVLVKGTSVGAVTDAEGGFSLNAAPNSTLTVSYIGFVSQEIALGNQTQLTISLAEDASQLGEVVVTALGIARDKKALGYNIQELKGAELTQARPTNLINALSGKIAGVQVTNSNGQPGASSRIMIRGANSIGSNNQPMFVVDGIPIINSSNNTAPSSSATNTNNTTVDYGNGAAAINPDDVETITVLKGANAAALYGSRASNGVILITTKSGKGQKGLGVSINSNVTFDRPFRLPEYQNEYGQGSKGQFSYVDGKGGGVADGVDESWGPRLDGRLLPQYNSPIGADGVRTATPWVAHPDNVKDFHETGVTTTNNIAIAGGGDKADFRLSFTNLYQKGMYPNTNYKRNTVAFNAGYQLSKNLTARASVNYIRDGSDNRQNLPLYWTWFGRQVDLNDLKQYEVPGTDPSQWPVQRNWNTNYWNNPYYVLNRQTYANDKDRIIGNVQVIYKPLEWLSIMGRTGTDYGIDRRTTKRAKGVGLPNGEFFEDNVFTRESNTDFLATADKAFGDIRATINVGGNRRFEYFQRDYLGAPELRIPNLYNISNSAVGLNVYNRNTQKVVNSLYGSAGFSFRDYLFLDLTARNDWSSTLPAGNRSYFYPSVSGSAVLTDMLGFQSNTLPYLKVRAGWAQVGNDTDPYAIQQVYQAESPWGTTPTFSENNLIYNSALKPEITRAVEAGVEARLFGNRLNAEVTYYDKATSNQILRANVPVSSGYATSIINAGKIRNSGWEVELTGSPIKSAGGFRWDVTVNYARNRSEVVDLGGLTNYQINTGALLRNVILEARPGSPYGNFYGTYYARDPQGNYLFDKSGISVVSSDRKVIGNIMPKWTGGLQNAITYRAFTLSTLIDVRVGGQLFAHSINIGRYTGVLKETLEGRETGIVGKGTVETVNPDGSKTYAPNTTNISAETYFHTFYNRNNNEAYMFDADYVKWREARLSFTLPSRLLARAKIRSVVFSVVGRNLALLYSKVPHIDPETSFYGDGNVQGFENGNLPSARSIGFNLGLNF
- a CDS encoding SusD/RagB family nutrient-binding outer membrane lipoprotein; its protein translation is MKPTTKKALVLSLTLSFFGLTACEKNFDTINANPNDPVSLPAELLMPHAIRITANSVVGGSLGLDVGPLWSQHLARIQYTEIDQFNFTTDTQDTPWLNMYIEANASYQKIIDLGKSSGNENYQAIGLIMRSYVFSQLTDVYGDIPYKEALLGTQGTVYPKYDTQKDVYAGLVAELKTASDLINTKAVNADGDILFKGDMSKWKKFANSLSLRLLNRMLGKADAPTAKTEMERILSDPTKYPIMASNADNAQLVYLAAAPNNNPINQNRKTRDDHRVSKTLVDKLKGLNDPRLAIYAKKPESGGDYVGVPNGLGNVDAGNLGLTKTSKIGDYFVAATTPGMLMSFAELNFIKAEAALKGVTAAGEAAKAYEDGIKASMSQFGVTLPADYLTVNKLATGDAARTQVLEQKWLALFGQEIEAWTEFRRTGIPALKAPTQNYNAGMIPTRLPYPSSEENLNGPNFKAALAAMGGANTMQTKLWWAK